The genomic region AATTTCTGCAGCATCCTCTGTGGTTTCCCAAGGAACTATAGTTATATCAAATCCCGCATTAAGTACAATTTCTGCAGCCTCTGGATCTACCCAAAAATTAAACTCTGCTATTGGAGTGGTATTACCACGACTAAATGCCCCACCCATTATCCAAACCTTTTTTATTCTTTTTACAATGGTTGGATCTTTTAAGTAAGCTAAGGCTAAGTTAGTTAAGGGTGATACTGCAAGTATTTCTAGTTCACCTTCATATTCTTTAGACAATCTAATTATAGCATCTATTGCGTGTTCTTTCTCTGGAGATATTTTAGGTTCTTCAATCTTCCAATCTCCTATACCATTATTTCCATGAACTTCCTCTACTGTTCTCCATTTTCCCATAATAGGCCTTGACGAACCGATAAAAACTGGAACATCTAAATTAAAATATTCCACAGTAAATAGCGCGTTTTTAATCTCGTTTTCAAATTTAACATTACCTGCGACTATTGTTATTCCAAGTAATTTGAAAAATTTAGAGGCAAGTAATATAGCTATTGTATCATCGCTTGCTGTATCTGAATCTATTATTGCATATCTAGGCATAATAGAATTGTATAAGCATAATATAAAAAGCTTAGGAAGCTAAATATGATATTTATTAATTTCATGAAAAAAATCATTTCTATATTAGTGAAAAGATTTTTTAATGCTAAATTAAATTATACCTAGATGAAGGTAAGAGTATATAATATCGGTGGTATTGTAAGTCCTTTAGAAGTAGAATTAACAAAAGGAGTTAATATATATAAAGCTCCAAACGCCTACGGTAAGACATCGCTAGCAAAAGCTTTAGTTTCACTATTAACTTCAGCAATTAAACCAGACGATTTGCTTAATGTATTTGCAAATTCTGGATATGTAGAACTCGATCTGGATGGAAGAACTTACTATAGAAGAATTAAAAGAGTTAAGAATAAAATAATGGAGAGTTCTAAATTATTACTAGACGACGATAGAGCTCTTCTACTATCGTACTTCTCTCCAGAGAATAAGCTATTAAATCAAATAATGAGCGGAGAGGAAAACGTAGAATGGTTTATCTCTGCCACTTCTAAAATTAATGAACTAAAATCAAAAAA from Acidianus ambivalens harbors:
- a CDS encoding nucleoside hydrolase is translated as MPRYAIIDSDTASDDTIAILLASKFFKLLGITIVAGNVKFENEIKNALFTVEYFNLDVPVFIGSSRPIMGKWRTVEEVHGNNGIGDWKIEEPKISPEKEHAIDAIIRLSKEYEGELEILAVSPLTNLALAYLKDPTIVKRIKKVWIMGGAFSRGNTTPIAEFNFWVDPEAAEIVLNAGFDITIVPWETTEDAAEITDDEWKKIESINSKASTFFINVNRTLREYSKKYEGRGSIHTDSLTATIAYDNSLILQQGEFKVDVETCSISRGAMLVDWYNFSKSKNAKIVLKADKQKFINYLFSILEQSA